The DNA segment CTGACATCGATTTCGGAAAAGGTGGTGTGATAGACCAGGTCCTGGTCGTCAAAACCGATGACCAGATCGGTTGAATGGCATTCGGCACACATGGTTTGCCATCGCTGGGCGATTCCGGTCCAGTGCAGCGGATCGTCCGGTTCCAGTTTTTCGCTGACATCGGGAGGGGAGAGGTAGAACCAGCGCTTCTTTTCGGTATCCCAGCTGATCCGGAGGACCTGCAGGCGAGCGACTTCGTTTTCTTTCACCTCAGCCGTGCGATCGAATTCAACCATGTATTGCTGAAGCGGTTCGTAACCAAACACATATTTGACTTCGAAATCATTCAGTTCGCCATCCGGCCCTTCTGTGTTAACAAAGAACCTTCCGTCTCGCTTGAACATTCGACTGACGATCCCGTGGGTTTCGATCGTGGCATCGTCAAAATCGCCCCGGACCGTTTCTTCTGTGGCTAGGTCCATCGCTCTGTCATGATGCGAACCGTTGAAAGCTTCCACTTCGGTTTGGTGGCATTCAATGCAGCTTTGTCGCCCGACGAATCGAGGTTCGGCATCCAGCGGTAAGCCGGTGAAGTAATCGGCCAGGACGGCCGCTCCCAGTAGGCTTAGCGTCAGGACCAAGCCAGTGGCGAGTAGAGTTCGTCGTGACAGCCCGCGATTCGTTGAGGGATCGGGGGCTGGAGAAGAACGTTGCGAAGGCTTAGGCATGCGGGTCCAAAGCAAAGCCCTTCTGCCGGCGATGCGGCGGGGCTGGTTAGTAGGTGGCTATTGCGGGCTGCTGCACGTCAGGCATCAGGCACTTGAGTGCTTGCAGTCGCATCAAGCGGATTGTTTCGGTTCGTTGAGGGTCGTTTCCCGGCATTTCGGCAAGCATCCGAGCACCTCGGAGCAACGTTTCGGACAGTCGGTACTGAGCCTCTGGTAGCGACGCGGGGACCGCGGAATCAGGAGGAATCGGAAACCAAGGTGCCGTCCGTCGTTGGTGGGGCGCCTGCGGTAAGGCGTATGGATTCCCCTGAACCGAATGAGGCATGGGAAGGGCGGGCGGTGGAAAGGAGCCCCTGTTAGGAATCCCCTTGTTAGGAATCATTGGACCGACCGGTGGACCCTGGTGCTGAGGGTTCGGGCGATTTTGATTCGGCGGTCCAAACTCTTTGCGTGGATCACGCTCCGCATCCTCTCGCTGTCTAGCAGGGGCTGGGCGGACATGCGGAGGAGCGGAGCGATCCATTTCGGGGGCGTCCGGTTTGGAGTTCGGACGCGTTGTTCGCCCACGTGGTGGGTGGGGATCGTTTCGTTGTCGTTTTGAATCGCGGCGATCGGCTGTCGGACGTGAATCTTCAGGATTCAGTTCTGGAAAGTTGTCGACAACGCTGCCACGGTTCCGGACCCCTTTGAGGGCTTCGTCGAGAAGCGGGATGCCCGTTTCGCCAACATCCTTGCCGTTTAGGGCGTCTTGGATCCAGCCTTCAATTTTGGGGTTCGGCTCTGTCGGGGTTGCCTCGGGAAATTCTGCGACTGGGGGAACGACCAGTTTGGTCGCTCCAGCATCTCCGGGCACGTCGATCAAACGAGGTGCCTCTACCGATTCGTTATCCAGGGAATCAATCGATGGTGGATCATCGGCAGGGAAAGCCCACGCCAATGTTCCACATGCTAGCCACAGCGTAACCGCGAGGGATTTGATCATCCGAGTTTAAAACCGTCTGCGAGTTCGGCGTTTTTGATCACGATAGGAATCCCATCGCGGATTTGAACGGGCTCGTCTTCGCCTTGGTTTTCGACCCCGTTATCGTTTACGATACGGCAGTTTTTACCAATCCGCGCGTTTTTGTCCAAGATCGATCCTTCGACGATCGAATTGTCGCCGATTCCCAAGGGGATTTCACTGACCGGTTCGACAAACTTGCTGTCGGTGTAATCGGCACCCATGACGACGCTGTTGCGAATCGTCACGTTTTCTCCGATGACGGTTCGCAGACCGATCACGCTGTTTTCGATGACCGCGCCTTTACCGATTTTGCAACCGTCCGCGATCAAACTGCCAGTGACTCGAGCGTCTTCCATCAAGCTTGGAGGGAGGAATCGCGGCCGACTGTAGACCGGGGCCTGCATGCAGCTGAAATCAAACGGAGCGTCGCGGCGCGCCAAGCTGAGGTTGGCTTCGTAAAAGGCCCGAATGGTACCGATATCTTCCCAGTAATCATCAAACAGATGCAACTGGACACGGCGAGTGCGAATCGCTGTTGGAAAGACTTCTTTGCCAAAATCTTCGTAGTCTGTTTTTTCCAGCAAGTCGATCAAGAACTTCTTGTTGAAAATGTACAGCCCCATGCTGGCAACGCAGTCACGCCCTTTGGAGGGAAGTCCCTGGGCATCGATCCAGGCCGGATCGGTTCGCACCAAGTCGATCTCTTCCTGGGTTTGCGGTTTTTCGAGGAAACCGGTTACGCGTCCGGTGTCGTCCGCTCGCATGATTCCCAGTGCTGAAGCTTCTTTGCGTTCGACAGGAATCCCCGCGATCGTGACATCCGCCTTGTTGTCGATGTGGGTTTTCATCATGTCGCGGAAATCCATGCGGTAGAGTTGGTCTCCCGAAAGGATCACGACATGTTCGACGTCGGCTTGACTGACATAACGCAGGTTCTTGCGGACCGCATCTGCGGTCCCTTGATACCAATCGGTTCCTGCGTCTACCGTTTGTTGGGCAGCCAGTAGTTCGACAAATCCGCCTCGGAAATTGTCGAAGCTATACGTCTGCCGAATATGGCGATGGAGGCTCACCGAAAGGAACTGAGTCAGAACGTAGATCCGGTTCAGTTCGCTGTTAATGCAATTGCTAATCGGGATATCGATTAGACGATATTTACCTGCTAACGGTACGGCCGGTTTTGACCGAATTTTCGTGAGCGGAAACAAACGTGTTCCACGTCCGCCGCCAAGGATCAGAGCAATTGCGTTCCGCATAATGGGCGGTACCTTTCAGTAAAACCGGGGTGTAGGTTGGGTCGACGCCACAATCGTCGACTGGCAGACGAGATTATCTAGAACCCAAATCGTACCAGTTTCCCGGCCGTATTGCATGGGGCGATATGCCGATTCAGCCGAAACCGAACGACTCGCAAGCGGGAGAATGGAAAAGAAGGAATCGCTTCGCTAATTGGCAAAGTTCAGTTGATTTCCCAGCGAAATGCGAGCAGGCGAGCGGCGATTAGCATCACAAATCCCGAGACCAGCAGAACCATCACCTGCGGCCAAAGGTCGGAAACCGGCAGCTCGCGCCAAAAGACTTTGTTGTACCCGTCCAGCGCCCAGGCATTAAACGTCCAGAGCCCGGCGGTTTGCAGCGATTC comes from the Roseimaritima multifibrata genome and includes:
- a CDS encoding glucose-1-phosphate adenylyltransferase: MRNAIALILGGGRGTRLFPLTKIRSKPAVPLAGKYRLIDIPISNCINSELNRIYVLTQFLSVSLHRHIRQTYSFDNFRGGFVELLAAQQTVDAGTDWYQGTADAVRKNLRYVSQADVEHVVILSGDQLYRMDFRDMMKTHIDNKADVTIAGIPVERKEASALGIMRADDTGRVTGFLEKPQTQEEIDLVRTDPAWIDAQGLPSKGRDCVASMGLYIFNKKFLIDLLEKTDYEDFGKEVFPTAIRTRRVQLHLFDDYWEDIGTIRAFYEANLSLARRDAPFDFSCMQAPVYSRPRFLPPSLMEDARVTGSLIADGCKIGKGAVIENSVIGLRTVIGENVTIRNSVVMGADYTDSKFVEPVSEIPLGIGDNSIVEGSILDKNARIGKNCRIVNDNGVENQGEDEPVQIRDGIPIVIKNAELADGFKLG